A single window of Rana temporaria chromosome 1, aRanTem1.1, whole genome shotgun sequence DNA harbors:
- the ZFAND5 gene encoding AN1-type zinc finger protein 5, whose protein sequence is MAQETNQTQGPMLCNTGCGFYGNPRTNGMCSVCYKEHLQRQNSGRISPMGAAGISTSPTAESASIQRVETALNCESDVASQLEKARNVAALPVTQQMTEMSISREDNVTSPNSESTEPVVTQPSPSVSQPSTSQNEDKAPELSKPKKNRCFMCRKKIGLTGFDCRCGNLFCGLHRYSDKHNCPYDYKAEAAAKIRKENPVVVAEKIQRI, encoded by the exons ATGGCTCAGGAGACCAATCAGACTCAAGGACCTATGCTGTGCAACACAGGATGTGGCTTTTATGGGAACCCTAGGACAAATGGAATGTGCTCAGTGTGTTATAAAGAACATCTTCAAAGGCAGAACAGTGGCCGAATCAGCCCAATGG GAGCAGCCGGAATTTCAACTAGTCCTACTGCTGAGTCAGCATCTATACAGAGAGTAGAAACTGCACTAAACTGTGAAAGTGATGTTGCCAGCCAGTTGGAAAAAGCAAG AAATGTTGCTGCTTTGCCTGTAACTCAGCAAATGACAGAAATGAGCATATCGAGAGAAGACAATGTGACATCTCCAAATTCAGAGTCCACAGAACCAG TGGTGACTCAACCAAGTCCATCAGTGTCTCAGCCCAGCACATCACAAAATGAAGATAAGGCACCAGAGCTCTCAAAACCAAAGAAAAACAGATGTTTTATGTGTAGAAAGAAGATTGGTCTCACAg GTTTTGATTGCCGTTGTGGGAATTTATTTTGTGGACTTCATCGTTACTCTGACAAGCACAACTGCCCTTATGATTATAAAGCAGAAGCTGCAGCAAAAATAAGAAAAGAGAATCCCGTTGTCGTTGCAGAAAAAATTCAGAGAATATAA